In a single window of the Saccharothrix australiensis genome:
- a CDS encoding D-isomer specific 2-hydroxyacid dehydrogenase family protein — MTDREPATTAARRDRSPAASPATGITVYGCGPDEAELFRELGPRLGVVPTVTEAAVSEDNAGLAFGNRCVSVGHKTRITDAALRALRRAGVEYVSTRSIGYNHVDVAYAKSIGVLVENVAYSPDSVADYTLMLMLMAVRNAKTVILRTAVHDYRLTDARGRELRDLTVGVVGTGRIGTAVLDRLRGFGCRTLAHDTRPRAAADYVPLDALLRRSDVVTLHTPLDADTHHLLDRGRIERMKPGAVVVNTGRGPLVDTEALAAALEDGHLGGAALDVVEGEEGVFYADRRHEPIPDGPLSRLHRLPNVVISPHTAYYTDHALRDAVHNSIVNCLRFESGNQRG; from the coding sequence ATGACCGACCGCGAACCAGCAACGACGGCGGCTCGCCGCGACCGGTCGCCGGCGGCCTCCCCGGCCACGGGGATCACGGTCTACGGGTGCGGGCCGGACGAAGCTGAGCTGTTCCGGGAGTTGGGGCCCCGCCTCGGCGTGGTGCCCACCGTCACCGAGGCCGCGGTGTCCGAGGACAACGCCGGGTTGGCCTTCGGCAACCGCTGCGTCAGCGTGGGGCACAAGACCCGGATCACCGACGCCGCGCTCCGCGCGCTCCGCCGGGCCGGCGTGGAGTACGTCTCGACGCGGAGCATCGGCTACAACCACGTCGACGTGGCGTACGCGAAGAGCATCGGCGTGCTCGTGGAGAACGTCGCCTACTCGCCCGACAGCGTCGCCGACTACACGCTGATGCTGATGCTGATGGCGGTGCGCAACGCGAAGACCGTCATCCTCCGCACCGCGGTCCACGACTACCGGCTCACCGACGCGCGCGGGAGGGAACTGCGCGACCTGACCGTCGGGGTCGTCGGCACGGGTCGCATCGGCACGGCGGTCCTGGACCGGCTGCGTGGCTTCGGCTGCCGCACCCTCGCCCACGACACCCGGCCGCGGGCGGCGGCCGACTACGTCCCGCTCGACGCGTTGCTGCGGCGGAGCGACGTCGTCACCCTCCACACCCCGCTCGACGCGGACACCCACCACCTGCTGGACCGCGGGCGCATCGAGCGGATGAAACCGGGCGCGGTCGTCGTCAACACCGGGCGCGGGCCGCTGGTGGACACCGAGGCCCTCGCGGCGGCGCTGGAGGACGGCCACCTGGGCGGCGCGGCGTTGGACGTCGTCGAAGGCGAGGAAGGGGTCTTCTACGCCGACCGCCGCCACGAACCCATCCCCGACGGACCGCTGTCGCGGCTGCACCGGCTGCCGAACGTGGTGATCAGCCCGCACACGGCCTACTACACGGACCACGCCCTGCGCGACGCCGTCCACAACTCCATCGTCAACTGCCTGAGATTCGAAAGCGGGAACCAGCGTGGCTAG
- the gcvP gene encoding aminomethyl-transferring glycine dehydrogenase has translation MTQDRIPLAALEHGTPFADRHVGPRPAELARILDVIGVGSLEELAQRAVPESIRERDLVLGLPAPATETEALAELRALASRNRPLKQMIGLGYHGTVTPPVIRRNVLENPAWYTAYTPYQPEISQGRLEALLNFQTAVADLTGLPLANASMLDESTAAAEAMTLVRRAGRHRSNRFVVDVDTLPQTLAVIGTRAEPLGIEVVTADLSQGLEGLGLGGDFFGVLLSYPGASGVVRDQAALVEEIHAAGAQVVVAADLLALTLLRPPGEIGADVVVGTSQRFGVPMGFGGPHAGYMAVRQGLERQLPGRLVGVSVDADGSPAYRLALQTREQHIRREKATSNICTAQVLLAVMASMYAVYHGPEGLAAIATRAHRMATVLAAGLCEGGVEVVHGDFFDTVRARVEGRAAEVVAAARDLGVNLWQVDADVVSIACDETTTRDDLSAVWKAFGVTVSDVDGLDADTADGIPADLRRTSDYLTHPVFHAHRSETALLRYLRALSDKDVALDRSMIPLGSCTMKLNATAEMEPVTWPEFAELHPFAPAEDAAGLLSLVRDLEAWLAEVTGYDAVSLQPNAGSQGEFAGLLAIRAYHRSRGEAHRDVCLIPSSAHGTNAASAVMAGMKVVVVKCDDRGNVDLDHLRETVGAHRDDLAAIMITYPSTHGVYEDTVREVCGLVHDAGGQVYVDGANLNALIGLARYGKFGSDVSHLNLHKTFCIPHGGGGPGVGPIGVRAHLAPFLPNHPLQPSAGPATGVGPISAAPWGSASILPISWAYVRMMGGDGLRRATLTAVAAANYVARRLDEHFPVLYTGEGGFVAHECILDLRAITKATGVTVDDVAKRLADYGLHAPTMSFPVAGTLMVEPTESEDLAEIDRFIDAMIAIKGEIDRVGSGEWPVDDNPLRNAPHTAASVTGEWDHPYSREVAVFPAGTSAPKVWPPVRRIDGAKGDRNLVCSCPPVSAFGS, from the coding sequence ATGACGCAGGACCGCATCCCCCTCGCTGCTCTTGAGCACGGCACGCCGTTCGCCGACCGCCACGTCGGTCCCCGACCCGCCGAGTTGGCGCGGATCCTCGACGTCATCGGCGTCGGGTCGTTGGAGGAGTTGGCGCAGCGCGCCGTGCCGGAGTCGATCCGCGAGCGGGACCTGGTGCTGGGCCTGCCCGCGCCGGCCACCGAGACCGAGGCGCTGGCCGAGCTGCGCGCGCTGGCGTCCCGCAACCGCCCGCTCAAGCAGATGATCGGCCTGGGCTACCACGGCACCGTCACGCCGCCGGTGATCCGCCGCAACGTGCTGGAGAACCCGGCCTGGTACACGGCGTACACGCCGTACCAGCCGGAGATCTCGCAGGGGCGGCTGGAGGCGTTGCTGAACTTCCAGACCGCGGTGGCCGACCTGACGGGCCTGCCGCTGGCCAACGCGTCCATGCTGGACGAGTCGACGGCCGCCGCCGAGGCGATGACGCTGGTCCGCCGGGCGGGCAGGCACAGGTCGAACCGGTTCGTGGTGGACGTCGACACGCTGCCGCAGACGCTGGCCGTGATCGGGACCCGCGCCGAGCCGCTGGGCATCGAGGTGGTCACCGCCGACCTGTCGCAGGGCCTGGAGGGGCTGGGGCTGGGCGGCGACTTCTTCGGCGTCCTGCTGTCCTACCCCGGCGCGTCCGGCGTGGTCCGGGACCAGGCGGCGCTGGTCGAGGAGATCCACGCGGCCGGCGCGCAGGTCGTCGTCGCGGCGGACCTGCTGGCGTTGACGCTGCTGCGCCCGCCCGGCGAGATCGGCGCGGACGTCGTGGTGGGCACGAGCCAGCGGTTCGGCGTGCCGATGGGGTTCGGCGGGCCGCACGCCGGGTACATGGCGGTGCGGCAGGGGCTGGAGCGGCAGCTGCCGGGCAGGCTCGTCGGCGTGTCGGTGGACGCGGACGGCTCGCCCGCCTACCGGCTCGCGTTGCAGACGCGTGAGCAGCACATCCGCCGGGAGAAGGCGACCAGCAACATCTGCACCGCCCAGGTGCTGCTCGCGGTGATGGCGTCGATGTACGCGGTGTACCACGGGCCGGAGGGGCTGGCGGCGATCGCGACCCGCGCGCACCGCATGGCGACCGTGCTGGCCGCCGGGCTGTGCGAGGGCGGCGTCGAGGTCGTGCACGGCGACTTCTTCGACACCGTGCGGGCACGGGTCGAGGGCCGGGCCGCCGAGGTCGTGGCCGCCGCCCGCGACCTGGGCGTGAACCTGTGGCAGGTGGACGCGGACGTCGTCTCGATCGCGTGCGACGAGACCACGACGCGCGACGACCTGTCGGCGGTGTGGAAGGCGTTCGGGGTGACGGTGTCCGACGTCGACGGGCTGGACGCCGACACGGCCGACGGCATCCCGGCGGACCTGCGCCGCACCTCGGACTACCTGACCCACCCGGTGTTCCACGCGCACCGCTCCGAGACGGCCCTGCTGCGCTACCTGCGGGCGCTGTCGGACAAGGACGTGGCGCTGGACCGCAGCATGATCCCGCTCGGCTCGTGCACCATGAAGCTCAACGCCACGGCCGAGATGGAGCCGGTGACGTGGCCGGAGTTCGCCGAGCTGCACCCGTTCGCGCCCGCCGAGGACGCGGCCGGCCTGCTGTCGCTGGTGCGGGACCTGGAGGCGTGGCTGGCCGAGGTCACCGGGTACGACGCGGTGTCGTTGCAGCCCAACGCGGGCAGCCAGGGCGAGTTCGCGGGCCTGCTGGCGATCCGCGCCTACCACCGGTCGCGGGGCGAGGCGCACCGCGACGTGTGCCTGATCCCGTCGTCCGCGCACGGCACGAACGCCGCGTCGGCGGTGATGGCGGGCATGAAGGTCGTCGTGGTGAAGTGCGACGACCGGGGCAACGTCGACCTGGACCACCTGCGCGAGACGGTCGGGGCGCACCGCGACGACCTCGCCGCGATCATGATCACCTACCCGTCGACGCACGGCGTGTACGAGGACACCGTGCGCGAGGTGTGCGGGCTGGTGCACGACGCGGGCGGCCAGGTGTACGTGGACGGCGCGAACCTCAACGCGCTGATCGGCCTCGCCCGATACGGCAAGTTCGGCTCGGACGTGTCGCACCTGAACCTGCACAAGACGTTCTGCATCCCGCACGGCGGCGGCGGCCCCGGTGTCGGCCCGATCGGCGTGCGCGCGCACCTCGCGCCGTTCCTGCCCAACCACCCGCTCCAGCCGTCGGCGGGCCCGGCGACCGGGGTCGGCCCGATCAGCGCCGCGCCGTGGGGTTCGGCGTCGATCCTGCCGATCTCGTGGGCCTACGTGCGGATGATGGGCGGCGACGGCCTGCGCCGGGCGACGCTGACGGCGGTGGCGGCGGCGAACTACGTGGCGCGGCGGCTGGACGAGCACTTCCCGGTCCTCTACACCGGCGAGGGCGGGTTCGTGGCCCACGAGTGCATCCTGGACCTGCGGGCCATCACCAAGGCGACCGGCGTGACCGTGGACGACGTGGCCAAGCGGCTCGCCGACTACGGCCTGCACGCGCCGACCATGTCGTTCCCGGTGGCGGGCACGCTGATGGTCGAGCCGACGGAGAGCGAGGACCTCGCCGAGATCGACCGGTTCATCGACGCGATGATCGCGATCAAGGGCGAGATCGACCGGGTCGGGTCGGGCGAGTGGCCGGTGGACGACAACCCGCTGCGCAACGCGCCGCACACGGCCGCGTCGGTGACCGGCGAGTGGGACCACCCGTACAGCCGGGAGGTCGCGGTGTTCCCGGCGGGGACGTCCGCGCCGAAGGTCTGGCCGCCGGTGCGGCGCATCGACGGCGCCAAGGGCGACCGGAACCTGGTGTGCTCGTGCCCGCCGGTGTCCGCCTTCGGGAGCTGA
- a CDS encoding CDP-alcohol phosphatidyltransferase family protein: MPRDPADRLLTIPNALSVLRLLGVPLFLYLLLGPHADGWALVVLVAAGLSDWLDGKVARWLDQMSRLGALLDPAADRLYILATLVAFVVRDIVPWWVAAVLVGRELVVGACLPVLRARGYGPFEVSYLGKGATFNLLYAFPMLLLAQGTSTAAQVARPVAYAFMVWGSALYLWSGALYVYQFFLALRRPPGVAPV; encoded by the coding sequence GTGCCGCGAGATCCCGCCGACCGGCTGCTGACCATCCCGAACGCGCTCAGCGTGCTGCGGCTCCTCGGCGTGCCGCTGTTCCTGTACCTGCTGCTCGGCCCGCACGCCGACGGCTGGGCGCTGGTGGTCCTGGTGGCGGCGGGGCTCTCGGACTGGCTGGACGGCAAGGTCGCGCGCTGGCTGGACCAGATGAGCCGCCTGGGCGCGCTGCTCGACCCGGCCGCCGACCGCCTGTACATCCTGGCCACGCTCGTGGCGTTCGTGGTGCGCGACATCGTGCCGTGGTGGGTGGCGGCCGTGCTGGTGGGCCGCGAGCTGGTGGTCGGCGCGTGCCTGCCGGTGCTCCGGGCGCGCGGCTACGGCCCGTTCGAGGTCAGCTACCTCGGCAAGGGCGCCACGTTCAACCTGCTGTACGCGTTCCCCATGCTGCTGCTCGCGCAGGGCACGTCCACCGCCGCCCAGGTCGCCCGGCCGGTGGCCTACGCGTTCATGGTGTGGGGCAGCGCGCTGTACCTGTGGTCCGGCGCCCTGTACGTCTACCAGTTCTTCCTGGCGCTGCGCAGACCGCCGGGGGTCGCGCCGGTCTGA
- a CDS encoding DUF3224 domain-containing protein has product MSIRVTGTAELTGWDEHTWDGRRYDEVTGPKQTAGGMTAAYLGDLEGSGEMRFVMSYPDDGSCRSTGYEVVTGTLAGRSGTFVLEHVGTFRDGVAEQRFTVVSASGGLAGLTGVGTITWAPGGPGRYAITCRAPWRPAG; this is encoded by the coding sequence ATGAGCATTCGAGTCACCGGCACCGCCGAGCTGACCGGCTGGGACGAGCACACCTGGGACGGCAGGCGGTACGACGAGGTCACCGGGCCCAAGCAGACCGCGGGCGGCATGACCGCCGCCTACCTGGGCGACCTGGAGGGCAGCGGCGAGATGCGGTTCGTCATGTCCTACCCCGACGACGGGTCGTGCCGCTCCACCGGCTACGAGGTCGTGACCGGCACGCTGGCCGGCCGCTCGGGGACGTTCGTGCTGGAGCACGTCGGGACGTTCCGCGACGGCGTCGCCGAGCAGCGGTTCACCGTGGTCTCCGCGAGCGGCGGGCTGGCCGGGCTCACCGGCGTCGGCACGATCACGTGGGCGCCGGGCGGACCCGGCCGGTACGCGATCACCTGCCGGGCCCCGTGGCGGCCGGCCGGGTGA
- the gcvH gene encoding glycine cleavage system protein GcvH, with protein MKERTAVIPEELKYTEEHEWVLRTGEDTVRVGITDYAQEQLGEVVFVQLPELGEQVTAGQTLGEVESTKSVSDLYAPLAGEVVARNDSLDQQPDLVNTDPYGEGWMVELRLADPAAVDDLLDAAAYQELAAAE; from the coding sequence ATGAAGGAGCGCACCGCGGTGATTCCCGAGGAGCTCAAGTACACCGAGGAACATGAGTGGGTGCTGCGCACCGGTGAGGACACCGTGCGCGTCGGCATCACCGACTACGCCCAGGAGCAGCTTGGTGAAGTCGTGTTCGTCCAGCTCCCGGAGCTCGGCGAGCAGGTGACCGCGGGCCAGACGCTCGGTGAGGTGGAGTCCACCAAGAGCGTGTCGGACCTCTACGCCCCGCTCGCGGGCGAGGTGGTGGCCCGCAACGACTCGCTCGACCAGCAACCGGACCTGGTCAACACCGACCCGTACGGCGAGGGGTGGATGGTGGAGCTGCGGTTGGCGGACCCCGCCGCGGTCGACGACCTGCTCGACGCCGCCGCGTACCAGGAGCTGGCGGCCGCGGAGTGA
- a CDS encoding STAS domain-containing protein — translation MVAATGEIDMLTAPDLRADVLGRMEDAATLVLDMSSVSFLGSAGLAVLVEASQHAKRRGTAFRVVAVERAVTRPLAATGLGEVFSVYGSVAEALAADGEPAAG, via the coding sequence GTGGTCGCCGCCACCGGGGAGATCGACATGCTCACGGCGCCCGACCTGCGCGCCGACGTCCTCGGCCGGATGGAGGACGCCGCCACGCTCGTGCTGGACATGTCGTCGGTGAGCTTCCTCGGCTCGGCCGGCCTCGCGGTGCTGGTGGAGGCGTCCCAGCACGCCAAGCGCCGCGGCACGGCGTTCCGGGTGGTCGCCGTCGAGCGGGCCGTGACCCGGCCGCTGGCCGCGACCGGCCTCGGCGAGGTGTTCAGCGTGTACGGCTCGGTGGCTGAGGCGCTGGCGGCGGACGGCGAGCCGGCTGCGGGCTAG
- a CDS encoding ATP-binding protein, translated as MTDRLADHHWRVEIPADAARLSLVRTQLDRWLVAAGVPEDDRYDLIIAVNEAVSNAVEHAYADDAPGPVRVEADARPDGSVRVVVSDEGRWRVPPVELSDRGRGLLLMRENVDEVLVERAADGTRVTLVLNPDHTAGGTFRPPPTDQVLVSVRAGWVEVVVVGDVPARAGPSVRRRILTAARGGSVPIVVDLRGLGARNEGMVRSLRGIAEAAAMAGNRVVVRAPGDGAAHAALVAAGVDQVVDLVAHASPQPARRPPPAPQPPSRTR; from the coding sequence TTGACCGATCGACTCGCGGACCACCACTGGCGGGTGGAGATCCCGGCCGACGCCGCACGGCTCTCACTGGTCCGCACCCAACTGGACAGGTGGCTGGTCGCCGCGGGCGTGCCCGAGGACGACCGGTACGACCTGATCATCGCGGTGAACGAGGCCGTGAGCAACGCCGTCGAGCACGCCTACGCGGACGACGCGCCCGGCCCGGTGCGCGTCGAGGCCGACGCGCGCCCGGACGGGTCCGTGCGCGTGGTGGTGTCCGACGAGGGCCGCTGGCGGGTGCCGCCGGTCGAGCTGTCCGACCGGGGCCGCGGCCTGCTGCTGATGCGCGAGAACGTGGACGAGGTGCTGGTGGAGCGCGCCGCCGACGGCACCAGGGTGACGCTCGTGCTCAACCCGGACCACACCGCGGGCGGCACCTTCCGCCCGCCGCCGACCGACCAGGTGCTGGTGTCGGTGCGGGCCGGGTGGGTGGAGGTCGTCGTGGTCGGCGACGTGCCTGCGCGGGCGGGCCCGTCCGTGCGCCGCCGCATCCTCACCGCCGCCAGGGGCGGTTCCGTGCCGATCGTCGTCGACCTGCGCGGGCTCGGCGCCCGCAACGAGGGGATGGTGCGCAGCCTCCGGGGGATCGCGGAGGCCGCGGCGATGGCGGGCAACCGGGTCGTGGTGCGCGCCCCTGGTGACGGGGCGGCGCACGCGGCGCTCGTCGCCGCCGGTGTGGACCAGGTCGTGGACCTGGTGGCGCACGCTAGCCCGCAGCCGGCTCGCCGTCCGCCGCCAGCGCCTCAGCCACCGAGCCGTACACGCTGA
- a CDS encoding helix-turn-helix transcriptional regulator, with product MRAGRLLSLLLLLQSRGRLTARELADELEVSVRTVYRDVEALGAAGVPVYADRGPAGGYRLLDGYRTRLTGLTGQEADSLFLTGMPGPASELGLGEVVAAAQLKLLAALPPELRSRAGRIRERFHLDTSGWFRQAEEAPFLTVVADAVWSRRRLRVRYRRWGGPDAEVERVVGPLGIVLKGGLWYLVAEVSGEPRTYRVSRVLDVRDTGEPFDPPEGFDLADFWAGWSVEFERRMYPVEVTVRLTATGLARARCLLGAVAARALEGVVPTGEWTTVRVPVESLDHALVDLLRLGPDLEVVEPLELRERMKGTLEAMVVLYGPSLC from the coding sequence ATGCGCGCCGGCCGCCTGCTCTCGCTGCTCCTGCTGCTCCAGTCCCGCGGCCGGCTGACCGCGCGCGAACTCGCCGACGAGCTGGAGGTGTCGGTCCGCACGGTGTACCGGGACGTGGAGGCGCTGGGCGCGGCGGGCGTACCCGTCTACGCCGACCGGGGGCCCGCCGGCGGCTACCGGCTGCTCGACGGCTACCGCACCCGGCTCACCGGCCTGACCGGGCAGGAGGCGGACTCGCTCTTCCTCACCGGGATGCCCGGCCCGGCGTCCGAGCTGGGCCTGGGCGAGGTGGTGGCCGCCGCGCAGCTCAAGCTGCTGGCCGCCCTGCCGCCGGAGCTGCGCTCGCGGGCCGGGCGCATCCGCGAGCGGTTCCACCTGGACACCTCCGGCTGGTTCCGCCAGGCGGAGGAGGCGCCGTTCCTGACCGTCGTCGCCGACGCGGTGTGGAGCCGGCGTCGCCTGCGCGTCCGGTACCGGCGGTGGGGCGGCCCGGACGCCGAGGTCGAGCGGGTCGTCGGGCCGCTGGGCATCGTGCTCAAGGGCGGCCTGTGGTACCTGGTGGCCGAGGTGTCCGGCGAGCCGCGCACCTACCGCGTGTCCAGGGTGCTCGACGTGCGCGACACCGGGGAGCCGTTCGACCCGCCCGAGGGGTTCGACCTGGCCGACTTCTGGGCGGGCTGGTCCGTGGAGTTCGAGCGGCGCATGTACCCGGTGGAGGTCACCGTGCGGTTGACGGCCACCGGTCTGGCGCGGGCGCGCTGCCTGCTGGGTGCGGTGGCGGCGCGGGCGCTGGAGGGCGTCGTGCCGACCGGCGAGTGGACGACGGTGCGCGTGCCGGTCGAGTCGCTGGACCACGCGCTGGTCGACCTGCTGCGGCTGGGGCCGGATCTGGAGGTGGTCGAACCGCTGGAACTGCGCGAGCGGATGAAGGGGACGCTGGAGGCGATGGTTGTGCTGTACGGGCCGAGTCTGTGTTGA
- the garA gene encoding glycogen accumulation regulator GarA, with translation MSTNDGPGVPPEQSPERTSVFRADFLAEVEGAEAPAQEPAVAGVDALPAGSALLVVKRGPNAGSRFLLDRDTTSAGRHPDSDIFLDDVTVSRRHAEFRREGGEFVVIDVGSLNGTYVNREPVDQAVLANGDEVQIGKFRLVFLTGPGAGGQGAQ, from the coding sequence GTGAGCACGAACGACGGGCCAGGCGTTCCGCCCGAGCAGTCCCCGGAGCGGACCTCCGTTTTCCGGGCGGACTTCCTCGCCGAGGTAGAGGGCGCCGAAGCGCCCGCCCAGGAGCCGGCGGTCGCCGGCGTCGACGCGCTGCCGGCGGGGTCCGCCCTGCTCGTGGTCAAGCGCGGTCCGAACGCGGGTTCGAGGTTCCTGCTGGACCGGGACACCACCAGCGCGGGCAGGCACCCCGACAGCGACATCTTCCTCGACGACGTGACGGTGTCCCGCCGGCACGCCGAGTTCCGCCGCGAGGGCGGCGAGTTCGTGGTGATCGACGTGGGCAGCCTGAACGGCACCTACGTCAACCGCGAGCCCGTCGACCAGGCGGTGCTCGCCAACGGCGACGAGGTGCAGATCGGCAAGTTCCGCCTCGTGTTCCTGACCGGTCCGGGCGCCGGGGGTCAGGGGGCGCAGTGA
- a CDS encoding MerR family transcriptional regulator: MVEEAPIRAGTGEQGELFPDSSLPDELVGYRGPAACQIAGITYRQLDYWARTGLVNPTIRSAHGSGSQRLYSFKDILVLKVVKRLLDTGVSLQNIRVAVDHLRRRGVQDLARITLFSDGTTVYECTSPEEVVDLLQGGQGVFGIAVSGAMREISGTIHEFPAERADGLEVDEAPNDELSRRRRTRAIG, from the coding sequence GTGGTCGAGGAAGCGCCCATCCGGGCCGGGACCGGCGAACAGGGTGAGCTGTTCCCGGACTCCTCGCTGCCGGACGAACTCGTCGGCTACCGGGGGCCCGCCGCGTGCCAGATCGCCGGCATCACCTACCGCCAGCTCGACTACTGGGCCCGCACCGGACTGGTCAACCCGACCATAAGGAGCGCGCACGGGTCCGGCAGCCAGCGGCTGTACTCGTTCAAGGACATCCTCGTCCTGAAGGTCGTCAAGCGGTTGCTGGACACCGGGGTCTCGTTGCAGAACATCCGGGTCGCCGTCGACCACCTGCGGCGGCGCGGGGTGCAGGACCTGGCGCGCATCACGTTGTTCAGCGACGGCACGACGGTCTACGAGTGCACCTCGCCGGAGGAGGTCGTCGACCTGTTGCAGGGCGGGCAGGGGGTGTTCGGGATCGCGGTCAGCGGCGCCATGCGGGAGATCAGCGGCACGATCCACGAGTTCCCCGCCGAGCGCGCGGACGGCCTGGAGGTCGACGAGGCGCCCAACGACGAGCTGTCGCGGCGGCGGCGCACCAGGGCCATCGGGTGA
- a CDS encoding ATP-binding protein produces the protein MSHTEPLSGDSDDPLAGVELRMAADPTQLSIVRAVAADIAMRQDFDLDSIEDLKLAVDEACSTLISLAEPSAVLSARFIVVSGAVQVFTTVGSKRSAPPDRDSFGWRVLSALVDSVTTWVAPRNDAYEVHIDLVKRSQGTA, from the coding sequence GTGTCGCACACGGAGCCGCTGAGCGGCGATTCGGATGACCCCTTGGCCGGGGTGGAGTTGCGGATGGCCGCCGATCCCACCCAGCTGTCGATCGTCCGGGCGGTGGCGGCCGACATCGCCATGCGCCAGGACTTCGACCTGGACTCGATCGAGGACCTGAAGCTGGCGGTGGACGAGGCGTGCTCGACGCTCATCTCGCTGGCCGAGCCGAGCGCCGTGCTCAGCGCCCGGTTCATCGTGGTGAGCGGTGCCGTGCAGGTGTTCACCACGGTCGGCTCGAAGCGCTCGGCGCCGCCGGACCGGGACAGCTTCGGCTGGCGGGTGCTCAGCGCCCTGGTCGACTCGGTCACCACCTGGGTGGCGCCCCGCAACGACGCCTACGAGGTGCACATCGACCTCGTCAAGCGCTCGCAGGGGACGGCGTGA
- a CDS encoding MerR family transcriptional regulator has protein sequence MTAAGRPQRGGLSIGAVLAQLRSDFPDVTISKIRFLESEGLVRPARTASGYRQFTAADVERLRFVLAAQRDRYLPLKVIKEHLDAVDAGGSARALRAVDGVAAGGAAAVGASALGAAADGVAVDGAVVDGAAVAGGASAVGGVAAGGVRAGVGGVSPMRQVVEPPAGQSSFPAGLFADQCAARFAAPAGSRISREELLARSGLDPSVLAEVERAGLIRAGVYDQDAVQVALTVRAMTERGLEPRHLRAFRAAADRVVGLVDQVVPHRAGADEVAREVAALSVTLHTLLVKTGLRDVAGGRVSPR, from the coding sequence GTGACGGCGGCCGGGCGGCCACAGCGCGGGGGTCTGAGCATCGGCGCGGTGCTCGCGCAGTTGCGATCGGACTTCCCCGACGTCACGATCTCCAAGATCCGTTTCCTGGAGTCGGAGGGCCTGGTCCGCCCGGCGCGCACTGCCTCGGGGTACCGGCAGTTCACCGCGGCCGACGTCGAGCGGCTGCGGTTCGTGCTGGCCGCGCAACGTGACCGGTACCTGCCGTTGAAGGTCATCAAGGAGCACCTGGACGCGGTGGACGCGGGCGGGTCCGCCCGCGCGTTGCGCGCGGTCGACGGGGTGGCTGCCGGTGGTGCGGCCGCGGTCGGTGCGTCGGCGCTCGGTGCGGCTGCGGACGGTGTGGCGGTCGACGGCGCGGTGGTCGATGGCGCCGCGGTGGCCGGTGGTGCGTCGGCGGTCGGTGGTGTGGCGGCCGGTGGCGTCCGTGCCGGTGTCGGTGGTGTGTCCCCGATGAGGCAGGTCGTGGAGCCGCCGGCGGGGCAGTCGTCGTTCCCGGCGGGGTTGTTCGCGGACCAGTGCGCGGCCCGGTTCGCGGCGCCGGCCGGGTCCCGGATCAGCCGGGAGGAGCTGCTGGCCCGGTCCGGGCTCGACCCGTCGGTGCTCGCCGAGGTGGAGCGGGCCGGCCTGATCAGGGCCGGTGTCTACGACCAGGACGCGGTCCAGGTCGCCCTCACCGTCCGGGCCATGACCGAGCGCGGGCTCGAACCGCGCCACCTGCGCGCGTTCCGGGCCGCCGCCGACCGCGTCGTGGGGCTGGTCGACCAGGTCGTCCCGCACCGGGCGGGCGCGGACGAGGTCGCGCGTGAAGTCGCCGCGCTTTCCGTAACGCTGCACACACTGCTGGTGAAGACGGGCCTCCGCGACGTCGCAGGTGGTCGGGTTTCGCCCAGGTGA
- a CDS encoding bifunctional nuclease family protein, with product MSEMRVVGVRVELPANQPILLLRETEGERYLPIWIGSVEATAIALEQQGVRPARPLTHDLLKDVIGALGRQLEQVRITDLQEGTYFAELVFDGDVRVSARPSDSVALALRIGVPIHAEEAVLAEAGLIIPDEQEDEVEKFREFLDSVSPEDFRGADT from the coding sequence ATGAGCGAGATGCGCGTCGTGGGCGTGCGGGTGGAACTGCCCGCCAACCAGCCGATCCTGCTGCTGCGCGAAACCGAGGGGGAGCGCTACCTGCCGATCTGGATCGGGTCGGTCGAGGCCACCGCCATCGCCCTGGAGCAACAAGGCGTCCGGCCCGCGCGGCCGTTGACCCACGACCTGCTCAAGGACGTGATCGGGGCGTTGGGGCGGCAGCTGGAGCAGGTCCGGATCACGGACCTCCAGGAGGGCACCTACTTCGCCGAGCTCGTGTTCGACGGTGACGTCCGGGTGTCGGCCAGGCCCAGCGACTCGGTCGCGCTGGCCCTGCGGATCGGGGTGCCGATCCACGCCGAGGAAGCCGTGCTGGCGGAAGCCGGCCTGATCATCCCGGACGAGCAGGAGGACGAGGTCGAGAAGTTCCGCGAGTTCCTCGACTCGGTGTCGCCGGAGGACTTCCGCGGCGCGGACACGTGA